In Hyphomicrobiales bacterium, a single window of DNA contains:
- a CDS encoding glycerol-3-phosphate dehydrogenase/oxidase: MTPTAPAPLKSHYSVLIIGAGINGCGTFRDLCLQGVDCLLIDRGDICGGASAAPSRLIHGGIKYLETREFRLVRESAMERNRLLRNAPHYVKALETVFPSRSLFAGLVPAALGFLGFNTTIKKRGAILIELGLRIYDFYSRKVQALPDHYSMNKTRLHSEYPAITPDLIAAGVYNEGRVTHAERLGMELVQDGLAANPASALGTYTQVTGTKGRTLSLKHEVTGTVHEVTADVIINAGGAWIDKVNAGMGIASRHMGGSKGAHLIVRNDALVAALKGRMLYFGTSDGRFNLIYPFFGNALVGSTDIAVKDPDQAYCSTEEADYLLNTVREILPDIKVSRDDVVLTYCGVRPLPRSEGKDIGVVTRDHAIARDTLPGTDVPVLSLIGGKWTTHRAFSEQSADAVLALLKRARKLTTEDLAIGGGRDYPKADEARAAFVSGLAKTLGVDAARATLLFERYGTSATALKEAFANGGSAPLYSLPHYSRGEIVHICATENVCRLADLLLRRTAVTMEGLLSDAAIRETADIAAPVLGWNTARRDAEIAFAAEEMSRRNVRNTRPQKAA; encoded by the coding sequence ATGACACCAACTGCACCTGCCCCCCTGAAATCCCACTATTCCGTTCTCATCATCGGCGCCGGCATCAATGGTTGCGGCACCTTCCGCGACTTGTGCCTGCAAGGCGTGGATTGCCTGCTCATCGACCGGGGCGACATCTGCGGCGGCGCCAGTGCGGCACCGTCGCGACTCATCCACGGCGGCATCAAGTATCTCGAGACACGCGAATTCCGCCTGGTGCGCGAGTCCGCCATGGAGCGGAACCGGTTGCTGCGCAACGCGCCACATTATGTGAAGGCGCTGGAAACGGTGTTTCCGTCGCGCTCGCTGTTCGCGGGCCTTGTCCCGGCGGCGCTGGGCTTTCTCGGCTTCAACACGACGATCAAGAAGCGCGGCGCCATCCTCATCGAACTCGGATTGCGGATCTATGATTTCTACAGCCGCAAGGTCCAGGCGCTGCCGGACCACTACTCGATGAACAAGACGCGACTGCACAGCGAATATCCGGCGATCACGCCTGATCTCATCGCTGCCGGTGTCTACAACGAAGGCCGTGTCACGCACGCTGAACGCCTCGGCATGGAACTGGTGCAGGATGGTCTTGCGGCCAATCCGGCAAGTGCCCTCGGCACCTATACGCAGGTGACCGGCACAAAGGGCCGCACGCTCTCGCTGAAGCACGAGGTGACGGGGACGGTGCATGAGGTCACGGCCGACGTGATCATCAATGCCGGCGGCGCCTGGATCGACAAGGTCAATGCAGGCATGGGCATTGCCTCCCGGCACATGGGCGGATCGAAGGGCGCGCATCTCATCGTCCGGAATGATGCGCTGGTGGCCGCGCTCAAGGGGCGCATGCTCTATTTCGGCACATCGGATGGGCGCTTCAACCTCATCTATCCTTTCTTCGGCAATGCGCTGGTGGGATCGACCGACATTGCGGTGAAGGATCCGGACCAGGCCTATTGCAGCACGGAAGAGGCGGACTACCTGCTGAACACGGTGCGCGAAATACTTCCGGACATCAAGGTGAGCCGCGACGACGTGGTTCTCACCTATTGTGGCGTGCGGCCGCTGCCGCGCTCCGAGGGCAAGGACATTGGTGTGGTGACGCGCGACCATGCCATCGCGCGCGACACGTTGCCGGGAACGGATGTGCCCGTGCTGTCGCTGATCGGCGGAAAGTGGACGACACACCGGGCCTTTTCCGAGCAGAGCGCGGATGCCGTGCTGGCGCTCCTCAAGCGCGCGCGCAAGCTGACGACAGAGGACCTCGCCATCGGTGGCGGGCGTGATTATCCGAAAGCGGATGAAGCCCGCGCTGCTTTCGTGAGCGGACTTGCGAAAACGCTCGGCGTCGACGCGGCGCGTGCCACGCTTCTGTTCGAGCGCTACGGCACCTCCGCGACGGCGTTGAAGGAGGCCTTCGCCAACGGTGGCAGTGCGCCGCTGTACTCCTTGCCGCACTACAGCAGGGGCGAGATCGTCCACATCTGTGCCACGGAAAATGTCTGCCGTCTCGCGGACCTTCTGTTGCGTCGCACGGCCGTGACCATGGAAGGCTTGCTCAGTGACGCGGCCATTCGAGAGACGGCTGATATTGCCGCTCCTGTTCTGGGCTGGAACACGGCGCGCCGCGATGCCGAGATTGCTTTCGCAGCGGAAGAAATGTCGAGGCGC
- the ligD gene encoding DNA ligase D — MAVTARKTSKRAAASKAASLKAYQRKRDFSKTTEPPAGPRGKATGQRFVVQKHDARRLHFDLRLELDGVLKSWAVTKGPSMTAGVRRLAVETEDHPIGYIDWEGVIPKGQYGGGTMIVWDQGSWTAEGDAAASLKAGKLSFELKGQRLHGRWTLVRMKPEGKRHNWLLIKGHDEHALTEGSAEPVETETSSLKSGLANSDLEGGALRPDHKARQAKAGKLPAVSTTNLRKIAGAAVGILPAFVEPSLALSVTGPPKGKQWIHEIKHDGYRMQARIEGGKVTLLTRKGLDWTARFPPIAQRLAGLPVGAALIDGEIIVQDASGHSSFSGLQDDLKAKRYNRLVYFMFDIMHCNGVDLRGAQLADRKDVLRQVIAAAPQSFALRFSDHFGEATSKDILGEACRLGLEGIVSKRADLPYVSGRGDHWQKSKCSLRQEFIVVGFVRSAAQPRAVGSLVLAYHEGDALVHAGRAGTGLDAKEAAALAERLEPLKTTMPHFASDPPPLAQRGVIWVKPQLAAEIEYRGWSSQGLLRQAAIKGLRDDKPEAEIVLEHAEAPHDDPAGAKPKRTSKAKVAVKPGKAAVSAHASGVPTLTHPDKLLWADVKVSKRMLADYYTLVAERCLPHVAGRVLALLRCPEGTSGQCFFAKHAWMGTSQHIRQVDAGSEKPMLAIDDANGLISLVQMNVLEIHVWGSLVTHIEKPDRIIFDLDPDEAVSWTTLRDAAIEVKDRLSKLGLTSFVKSTGGKGLHVVVPVLPEADWDTVKNFTKAFAMIMSQDSPEKYLAVMSKTRRKGRIFIDYLRNGRGATAIAPYSTRARPKAPVSLPLDWNDLTGDRPLFTVPDILKAGKLPVDPWTDFAKIRQKLPRLG, encoded by the coding sequence ATGGCTGTGACGGCACGGAAGACATCCAAGCGGGCGGCGGCGAGCAAGGCGGCCTCGCTCAAGGCCTATCAACGCAAGCGCGACTTCAGCAAGACGACCGAACCGCCCGCGGGTCCGCGCGGCAAAGCCACGGGCCAGCGCTTCGTGGTGCAGAAACATGATGCGCGGCGCCTGCATTTCGACCTGCGGCTGGAACTGGATGGCGTGCTGAAAAGCTGGGCCGTTACCAAGGGTCCGAGCATGACAGCAGGGGTGCGCCGTCTCGCGGTGGAAACCGAGGATCACCCCATCGGCTACATTGATTGGGAAGGTGTCATTCCCAAGGGCCAATATGGCGGCGGCACCATGATCGTGTGGGACCAGGGAAGCTGGACCGCCGAGGGGGACGCTGCAGCCTCGCTGAAAGCCGGAAAGCTGTCGTTTGAATTGAAGGGACAAAGGCTGCACGGGCGCTGGACGCTGGTTCGCATGAAGCCCGAGGGCAAGCGTCACAACTGGCTGCTCATCAAGGGGCACGATGAACACGCGCTGACCGAAGGATCAGCCGAGCCGGTGGAGACCGAAACATCGTCTCTCAAATCCGGACTCGCCAACAGTGATCTTGAGGGCGGTGCTCTGCGCCCCGATCACAAGGCGCGGCAGGCGAAGGCGGGAAAGCTTCCTGCTGTCTCCACCACCAACCTCCGCAAGATCGCCGGAGCCGCGGTCGGCATCCTCCCCGCTTTTGTCGAGCCGAGCCTTGCGCTCAGCGTCACCGGACCGCCCAAGGGCAAACAGTGGATCCATGAGATCAAGCACGACGGCTACCGCATGCAGGCGCGTATCGAAGGCGGCAAGGTCACGCTTCTCACCCGCAAGGGCCTGGACTGGACGGCCCGCTTTCCACCCATTGCGCAGCGGCTTGCCGGGTTGCCCGTGGGCGCGGCCCTGATCGATGGCGAGATCATCGTGCAGGATGCGTCCGGCCATTCCAGCTTCAGCGGCCTGCAGGATGATCTCAAGGCGAAGCGGTACAACCGCCTCGTCTACTTCATGTTCGACATCATGCATTGCAATGGCGTGGACCTCAGGGGAGCACAACTTGCCGACCGCAAGGACGTGTTGCGGCAGGTCATCGCGGCGGCACCTCAATCCTTTGCGCTTCGCTTCAGCGATCATTTCGGCGAGGCCACGAGCAAGGACATTCTTGGCGAAGCCTGCCGCCTGGGCCTGGAAGGCATTGTCTCGAAGCGCGCCGATCTTCCTTACGTGTCGGGCCGGGGCGACCACTGGCAGAAATCCAAGTGCTCGCTGCGACAGGAGTTCATCGTGGTGGGCTTCGTGCGGTCTGCGGCGCAACCGCGTGCTGTGGGATCATTGGTGCTGGCCTATCACGAGGGAGACGCCTTGGTACATGCGGGCCGGGCGGGCACAGGGCTTGATGCCAAGGAAGCAGCGGCGCTGGCCGAGCGGCTGGAGCCGCTCAAGACCACCATGCCGCACTTCGCCAGCGATCCGCCGCCGCTGGCACAGCGTGGCGTCATCTGGGTAAAGCCGCAACTGGCGGCCGAGATCGAATACCGGGGCTGGTCCTCGCAGGGGCTTCTGCGCCAGGCCGCCATCAAGGGCCTGCGCGACGACAAGCCGGAAGCCGAGATCGTGCTGGAACATGCCGAAGCGCCGCATGATGATCCCGCGGGTGCCAAGCCGAAGCGCACCAGCAAGGCAAAGGTTGCCGTGAAGCCCGGCAAAGCTGCGGTGTCTGCTCATGCGTCAGGTGTTCCCACGCTCACACATCCTGACAAGCTGCTGTGGGCGGATGTGAAAGTGAGCAAGCGCATGCTGGCGGACTATTACACGCTGGTGGCCGAGCGCTGCCTTCCCCACGTGGCGGGCCGCGTGCTCGCCTTGCTGCGCTGTCCGGAGGGTACCTCCGGGCAATGTTTCTTCGCCAAGCACGCCTGGATGGGAACATCGCAACATATCCGGCAGGTGGATGCCGGCAGCGAGAAGCCGATGCTGGCGATTGACGATGCGAACGGGCTCATCAGCCTCGTGCAGATGAATGTGCTGGAGATCCATGTCTGGGGATCGCTGGTGACGCACATCGAGAAACCGGACCGCATCATCTTCGACCTCGATCCCGACGAGGCTGTCTCTTGGACAACGCTTCGCGATGCCGCCATCGAGGTGAAGGACCGCCTTTCAAAACTGGGACTGACCAGTTTCGTGAAGAGCACGGGCGGCAAGGGTCTGCATGTCGTCGTACCGGTGCTTCCGGAGGCGGACTGGGATACGGTGAAGAATTTCACCAAGGCCTTCGCCATGATCATGTCGCAGGACAGTCCGGAGAAATATCTCGCCGTGATGAGCAAGACCCGGCGCAAGGGGCGCATCTTCATCGACTACCTGCGCAACGGGCGCGGGGCCACGGCGATCGCCCCCTATTCCACCCGGGCGCGGCCGAAAGCCCCCGTTTCGCTGCCCCTGGACTGGAACGACCTCACGGGGGACAGGCCGCTGTTCACGGTGCCCGACATCTTGAAGGCCGGGAAATTGCCTGTTGATCCGTGGACGGATTTCGCCAAAATCCGCCAGAAGTTGCCGCGTCTGGGCTGA
- the modC gene encoding molybdenum ABC transporter ATP-binding protein, producing MSLSVSIRHRLASLDIDVNFESMGRLTALFGPSGCGKTTVINVIAGLLRPAEARIALDGDVFVDTASGRWTPPHLRRIGCVFQDARLLPHLTVQQNLRYGRWFTAASARYVDEVAVVELLGLSALLARRPAHLSGGERQRVAIGRALLQSPRLLLMDEPLASLDDARKHEILPYVERLRDEVKIPVVYVSHVLGEVTRLASDIILMSKGHVISAGPVRDVLPTLAAASGELAQEAGSLIDASVRAYDSDDGLTTLASPLGELRIAGAVGTPGKALRIHIRATDVMLATSPPSGVSALNVLQGTIAAIAEGDGASVDVRMGVGATFLSARITRFSARRLALAQGKTVYAVVKAMSVRPPGA from the coding sequence ATGAGCCTTTCCGTTTCCATTCGCCACCGCCTTGCCTCTCTCGACATCGACGTCAACTTCGAGAGCATGGGCCGGCTGACGGCGCTGTTTGGCCCCTCCGGCTGCGGCAAGACCACCGTCATCAATGTGATCGCCGGATTGCTGCGCCCGGCGGAAGCGCGCATCGCCCTCGACGGCGACGTCTTTGTCGATACGGCGAGCGGCCGCTGGACGCCTCCTCACCTGCGGCGCATCGGCTGCGTCTTCCAGGACGCGCGCCTCCTGCCCCATCTGACGGTGCAGCAGAACCTCCGCTACGGGCGGTGGTTCACGGCAGCATCGGCACGCTACGTGGACGAGGTGGCGGTGGTGGAACTTCTCGGACTCTCTGCCCTGCTCGCGCGCCGCCCCGCCCATCTCTCCGGGGGTGAGCGGCAGCGCGTGGCGATTGGCCGTGCGCTCCTGCAGTCTCCGCGCCTGCTGCTCATGGACGAGCCGCTGGCCTCGCTTGATGACGCCCGCAAGCACGAGATCCTGCCCTACGTGGAACGGCTGCGCGACGAGGTCAAGATTCCGGTCGTCTATGTGAGCCACGTCCTCGGTGAGGTGACGCGCCTCGCCAGTGACATCATCCTCATGTCGAAGGGCCATGTGATCAGCGCCGGACCCGTGCGCGACGTCCTCCCGACCCTTGCGGCCGCAAGCGGCGAACTGGCACAGGAAGCAGGCTCGCTCATCGATGCCTCGGTCCGCGCCTATGATTCTGACGATGGCTTGACGACACTCGCCTCCCCGCTCGGCGAATTACGGATTGCGGGGGCTGTCGGCACACCCGGCAAGGCGTTGCGCATCCACATCCGAGCCACCGACGTGATGCTGGCAACCAGCCCTCCCAGTGGCGTGAGTGCGCTCAACGTGTTGCAGGGCACCATCGCCGCCATCGCCGAAGGCGACGGTGCCTCCGTTGATGTGCGGATGGGTGTGGGTGCCACGTTCCTCTCGGCCCGCATCACCCGCTTCTCGGCCCGCCGCCTCGCCCTGGCGCAGGGCAAGACGGTTTATGCCGTGGTCAAGGCCATGTCGGTACGCCCGCCGGGTGCCTGA
- a CDS encoding alcohol dehydrogenase catalytic domain-containing protein codes for MKAAVLKQVNDISCTSVPEPRLEAGDLLVKVRAATICGTDIRIIRGRKTAGVRYPSILGHEFSGEIVDTGGHAQFSLGQAVAVCPAFACGHCAACMSGAENLCHNLVAMGYEIDGGFAEYVRIPAKGVASGNVFALPEGMTFEAAALAEPLACVINGQERVRVGLGDTVVVLGAGPIGLLHVQLAKLSGASRIIVSQRSAVRRAAALAAGADTVIDPTTENVIERVRALTGGQGADVAICAIGDPSLANDAIHMVRPRGRVSLFAGFAKGTEAPLDVNAIHYSELLVTGAFGLSRLQFRTALQMIASGHINAASLLSHRFPLSDFTAALATAEQGSAIKVSLLNS; via the coding sequence GTGAAGGCTGCCGTGCTGAAGCAGGTGAACGACATCAGCTGCACCTCCGTGCCGGAGCCCCGGCTGGAGGCGGGGGACCTCTTGGTGAAGGTCCGGGCGGCGACGATCTGCGGCACCGACATCCGCATCATCCGTGGCCGCAAGACGGCAGGCGTGCGCTACCCCTCCATCCTCGGCCACGAGTTTTCCGGCGAGATCGTCGATACCGGCGGCCATGCCCAGTTCTCCCTTGGCCAGGCCGTTGCCGTTTGTCCGGCCTTTGCCTGCGGCCATTGCGCGGCCTGCATGTCAGGCGCCGAGAACCTCTGTCACAACCTCGTGGCCATGGGCTACGAGATTGATGGCGGATTTGCCGAGTACGTCCGTATCCCGGCCAAAGGCGTGGCGTCGGGCAATGTCTTCGCGCTGCCGGAAGGCATGACCTTTGAAGCCGCCGCGCTGGCAGAGCCGCTGGCTTGCGTGATCAATGGCCAGGAGCGCGTCCGGGTCGGCCTGGGCGATACCGTCGTCGTACTGGGGGCGGGGCCCATCGGTTTGCTGCATGTGCAATTGGCGAAGCTCTCGGGGGCCAGTCGCATCATCGTGAGCCAGCGTAGTGCGGTGCGCCGCGCCGCTGCTCTCGCCGCCGGAGCCGATACGGTGATTGATCCCACAACGGAGAACGTGATCGAGCGGGTGCGTGCGCTGACCGGCGGGCAAGGGGCGGATGTCGCCATCTGCGCCATCGGTGATCCGTCGCTTGCCAATGATGCCATCCACATGGTGCGGCCGCGCGGGCGCGTCAGCCTCTTTGCCGGATTTGCCAAGGGCACGGAAGCACCGCTCGATGTCAATGCCATCCACTACAGCGAACTCCTGGTGACGGGCGCCTTCGGGCTCTCCCGCCTGCAATTCCGTACGGCACTCCAGATGATCGCCAGCGGACACATCAATGCCGCCTCGCTCCTCAGCCACCGCTTCCCGCTGTCGGACTTCACCGCAGCGCTGGCGACGGCGGAGCAAGGCTCCGCCATCAAGGTCTCACTCCTCAACTCCTGA
- the cysK gene encoding cysteine synthase A yields the protein MSAQKPGRGRIFNSITDTVGDTPIVRLSRYAKAHGAQAEILAKLEFFNPLASVKDRIGVAMIDALEKAGRMTPDTVLVEPTSGNTGIALAFVAAARGYRLKLVMPESMSIERRKMFALLGAELVLTEAAKGMKGAIARAEEIKAADPNVIIPQQFENPANPAIHRVTTAEEIWNDTGGKIDIFVAGVGTGGTITGVGSVLKQRKPSLRMVAVEPADSPILSGGSPGPHKIQGIGAGFVPGILDRSVIDEVVTVSNGDALATARELARTEGLPGGISSGAAIWAALQLAKRPENKGKSIVAIVPSFAERYLSTALFEGIG from the coding sequence ATGAGTGCACAGAAACCGGGCCGCGGGCGCATCTTCAATTCCATCACCGACACGGTCGGGGACACGCCGATTGTCAGATTGTCCCGTTACGCCAAGGCCCACGGCGCGCAGGCGGAAATTCTCGCCAAGCTGGAGTTCTTCAATCCGCTGGCAAGCGTGAAGGACCGCATCGGCGTCGCCATGATTGATGCACTGGAGAAGGCGGGCCGCATGACGCCGGACACTGTTCTGGTCGAACCGACCTCCGGCAATACGGGCATCGCGCTGGCCTTCGTCGCGGCGGCGCGGGGCTACAGGCTGAAGCTGGTGATGCCCGAATCCATGTCCATCGAACGGCGCAAGATGTTTGCGCTCCTCGGCGCGGAACTGGTGCTCACCGAGGCCGCCAAGGGCATGAAGGGCGCCATCGCCAGGGCGGAGGAGATCAAGGCCGCCGATCCGAACGTCATCATTCCCCAGCAGTTTGAAAATCCCGCCAACCCCGCCATCCACCGCGTCACCACGGCGGAAGAAATCTGGAACGACACCGGCGGCAAGATCGACATCTTCGTGGCGGGCGTGGGCACCGGCGGCACCATCACCGGCGTGGGCAGCGTATTGAAACAGCGCAAACCCTCGCTCCGCATGGTGGCGGTGGAACCGGCGGACTCCCCCATCTTGTCCGGGGGAAGCCCAGGCCCCCACAAGATCCAGGGCATCGGCGCCGGCTTCGTGCCCGGCATCCTTGACCGGAGCGTGATCGATGAGGTCGTGACCGTCAGCAACGGCGATGCCTTGGCCACCGCCCGCGAGCTTGCGCGCACCGAGGGCCTGCCCGGCGGCATCAGTTCCGGCGCGGCGATCTGGGCCGCATTGCAACTGGCTAAGCGCCCGGAGAACAAGGGCAAGTCCATCGTCGCCATCGTGCCGTCCTTCGCCGAACGCTACCTTTCGACCGCGCTCTTCGAAGGCATTGGCTGA
- the modB gene encoding molybdate ABC transporter permease subunit, which yields MDFFSLSPDEWNAVGLSVKVAAVAMVASLPVAIAVALLLARREFWGKSLLNGVVHLPLVLPPVVTGYVLLLTFGRKGLVGSFLADAFGLVFSFRWTGAALACAVMGFPLMVRAIRLSVEAVDTRLEDAASTLGANPLWVFLTVTLPLTLPGIIAGMILSFAKAMGEFGATITFVSNIPGETQTLPTAIYAYTQVPGGDPQALRLTAISVMISLAALMASEVLARRAGQRIAA from the coding sequence ATGGATTTCTTTTCGCTCAGCCCCGATGAATGGAATGCCGTCGGGCTGAGCGTCAAGGTCGCCGCCGTCGCGATGGTGGCAAGCCTGCCTGTTGCCATCGCCGTGGCCCTGCTCCTCGCCCGCCGTGAATTCTGGGGAAAGTCGCTGCTGAACGGCGTGGTGCACCTGCCGCTCGTGCTGCCGCCGGTGGTGACGGGCTATGTGCTCCTGCTCACCTTCGGCAGGAAGGGACTTGTGGGCAGCTTCCTCGCCGACGCCTTCGGGCTCGTCTTTTCCTTTCGCTGGACCGGGGCAGCACTGGCCTGCGCGGTGATGGGCTTTCCCCTGATGGTGCGGGCCATTCGCCTGTCGGTTGAAGCAGTGGATACACGCCTGGAAGACGCCGCTTCCACCCTCGGTGCAAATCCGCTGTGGGTGTTCCTCACCGTCACCCTGCCGCTCACATTGCCCGGTATTATCGCAGGCATGATCCTCAGTTTCGCCAAAGCCATGGGTGAATTCGGAGCGACCATCACCTTTGTCTCCAACATTCCCGGCGAAACGCAAACATTGCCTACCGCCATCTATGCCTACACGCAGGTGCCGGGCGGCGATCCCCAGGCGCTCCGACTCACCGCCATCTCGGTGATGATTTCACTCGCGGCCCTCATGGCGTCGGAAGTTCTGGCCCGGCGCGCCGGACAGCGGATCGCCGCATGA
- a CDS encoding Ku protein translates to MPAGRRAYWKGYLRLSLVSVGIELFDAEDKKSQISFNQIHKPTGRRINYVKSVQGVGPVPASEIISGYEIDKDRYVTLDPDELTAVKLESKRTIELGRFAPAAEIDSRFVEQPYYVVPSDEYAAEGYMVIREALAKTGRAGIGQMTHGGKEHLIAVTALGDGLVLYRLRYANEVKAAKDFFGDLPRAKLDKEMVDLASELIERKSGPFDPEDYDDKYATELKKLIARKAKGEKIVAAPEPEPAESNVINLMDALRKSLGDKKSARPAERETAAPAPRKKAAKSPRRKAG, encoded by the coding sequence ATGCCTGCAGGACGTCGCGCGTACTGGAAGGGGTACCTCCGGCTTTCCCTGGTCTCCGTCGGGATCGAGCTTTTCGATGCCGAGGACAAGAAAAGCCAGATCAGCTTCAACCAGATTCACAAGCCCACCGGACGGCGCATCAATTACGTGAAGAGCGTGCAGGGCGTGGGACCCGTTCCCGCCTCCGAGATCATTTCCGGTTACGAGATCGACAAGGACCGTTACGTCACGCTGGATCCGGACGAACTCACCGCCGTGAAGCTGGAAAGCAAGCGTACCATCGAACTCGGCCGTTTTGCGCCTGCGGCAGAAATCGACTCGCGCTTTGTCGAGCAGCCCTATTACGTGGTACCGTCGGACGAGTATGCGGCGGAGGGCTACATGGTGATCCGCGAGGCATTGGCCAAGACAGGCCGCGCCGGCATCGGCCAGATGACCCATGGCGGCAAGGAACATCTCATAGCCGTGACGGCGCTGGGGGACGGCCTCGTCCTGTACCGGCTCCGCTATGCCAACGAAGTGAAGGCCGCGAAGGATTTCTTCGGCGACCTGCCGCGCGCCAAGCTGGACAAGGAGATGGTTGACCTCGCCAGCGAACTGATCGAGCGCAAGTCCGGTCCCTTCGATCCGGAGGACTACGACGACAAGTATGCGACGGAACTGAAGAAACTCATTGCCCGCAAGGCCAAGGGCGAAAAGATCGTGGCGGCGCCCGAGCCGGAACCGGCCGAGAGCAACGTGATCAATCTCATGGACGCGCTGCGCAAGAGCCTGGGCGACAAGAAATCCGCCCGTCCCGCCGAACGGGAAACCGCCGCTCCAGCGCCGCGCAAGAAAGCTGCGAAGTCGCCGCGGCGAAAGGCGGGATAA
- a CDS encoding LysR family transcriptional regulator yields MTTLSIRIDFGPNSRIGPGKIALLEMIAAEGSIAAGGRALGMSYRRAWELIDELNGIFGRPVVTPRSGGKKGGGAALTPLGEALISRYRAIERAATAAAAEQMDALRIELPALRR; encoded by the coding sequence ATGACCACACTCAGCATCCGAATCGACTTCGGTCCGAACAGCCGCATCGGCCCCGGCAAGATTGCGCTGCTGGAGATGATCGCGGCTGAGGGGTCGATTGCCGCGGGCGGGCGGGCACTCGGCATGTCCTATCGCCGCGCCTGGGAACTGATCGATGAACTGAACGGCATCTTTGGCCGCCCCGTGGTCACGCCCAGGTCGGGCGGCAAGAAGGGGGGCGGTGCCGCGCTCACGCCCCTGGGTGAGGCGCTCATTTCCCGCTACCGCGCCATCGAGCGGGCCGCCACGGCAGCGGCGGCGGAACAGATGGATGCGCTCCGCATAGAACTCCCGGCCCTGCGCCGTTGA
- the modA gene encoding molybdate ABC transporter substrate-binding protein, with the protein MTCRIVLKSLARWAAVCTLAFALTSPAFAADKITVFAAASLKNALDAVGAAWTADTGMDVAVSYAASSALAKQIQEGAPADVFMSADMDWMNTLAVEKHISDGSIVKLLGNDLVLIAPKESSLAVTLGDGAALSAALGSGKLAMGDVKGVPAGKYGKAALEQLGLWPSVEGKVAMAENVRAALKLVATGEAPLGIVYKTDAMAEPAVKVVATFPAASHPAIVYPVGRVATSENASAADFISYLQGAKAQSIFKAQGFTVLVPPAK; encoded by the coding sequence ATGACTTGCCGAATAGTATTGAAATCGCTTGCACGCTGGGCAGCAGTCTGCACGTTGGCTTTCGCGCTGACTTCACCAGCCTTTGCCGCAGACAAGATCACAGTCTTCGCCGCCGCCAGCCTGAAGAACGCTTTGGATGCCGTGGGCGCGGCCTGGACCGCAGACACCGGCATGGACGTGGCGGTGTCCTATGCCGCAAGTTCGGCACTCGCCAAGCAAATCCAGGAGGGTGCGCCAGCGGACGTGTTCATGTCTGCCGACATGGATTGGATGAACACGCTTGCCGTTGAAAAGCACATTTCCGATGGCTCCATCGTCAAGCTGCTGGGCAACGACCTCGTCCTCATCGCGCCAAAAGAGTCATCCCTCGCGGTCACACTCGGAGACGGTGCCGCCCTTTCTGCGGCACTGGGTAGTGGCAAGCTCGCCATGGGTGACGTGAAGGGAGTCCCCGCCGGAAAATATGGCAAGGCCGCGCTGGAGCAGCTCGGCCTCTGGCCGTCCGTCGAAGGCAAGGTGGCAATGGCGGAGAATGTCCGCGCCGCCCTCAAACTTGTTGCGACGGGCGAGGCACCGCTCGGCATCGTCTACAAAACGGACGCGATGGCCGAACCTGCGGTGAAGGTGGTGGCAACCTTCCCTGCCGCTTCCCACCCCGCCATTGTCTATCCTGTCGGCCGCGTCGCCACATCGGAGAACGCGTCGGCAGCGGATTTCATCAGCTATCTGCAGGGAGCCAAGGCCCAGTCCATTTTCAAGGCCCAGGGCTTTACAGTTCTCGTGCCTCCTGCAAAGTGA